The Loxodonta africana isolate mLoxAfr1 chromosome 18, mLoxAfr1.hap2, whole genome shotgun sequence genome includes the window GCCTTTCTGTCCAATCGTAGGGGCGCTCCTGGTCGGTTCCCGGAGTGCTTTGCGGCAGTAATGGCTGCTCCCGGCTGGTGCGGGGCTGGGCTAGTTCGCGCGGTGCTAGGGGTCTGGCGGCTGGGCCCCAAAGCGCCAAGGGACTGGGTGAGCTGGCTCCCCTCATTCTTGGGCTATCAGCGGAGGTGCGTGTCTTGTGCCACAGGTTCCGCTTTCTCTGGTCCACGCCTGTCCTCGGCCTCTCGCCATTGTGGTCCGGGCTCGGCCCTGGACCACTTCCTCGGACTCGCTCAGCCGGACAATTCACTGATCTCTTGCGTCCCTGGGGTGTCCATCCACAGAGGTAAAGGGTACAGATGAGTTTGCTTGGGACTCTCACGTTTTTAGCATTGAAAGTCCCGCTTCGGGAACCCTGTCAATCTTTAGGAATATCATCCTTGATGCTATTTCCTAGATAGTGATCTTGAGGATCTGAGAGAGGCGAGCTGTGAAGGATGTCACAGGAAAGAGGTCTCGGGTTCTAAGAGTTTGGGAGACAGAGGGAACCAACCCATTCATACCCAGAAACCCTCATAAAAGAGTATGAAATCGAAGGCCCTCAGACCAGGAAGACTTGTGGATCTCTGCCCCCATAAGGGATGCAAACTTGATCCATAAATACACGTTGAGTCCTGTTTACTTGTCAAGGCACTGAGTTACACTTCGGAAATAAAGAGAACACTTTATTTTTCAAGTAGCATATACTGGAGCCAGGTAGGGAAGCTGGATACCTAAACTGATCATtagaatgcaaaataataaagggcTTACATACATTAAGGATTGAGAAAACTTGCAGAGTCTTCATAGCACCCTTAGGTTGAGATGGTCAGAACTGGAGAAATTTTTTACTGTACCTTGTTTAACTGTACTttcacatatgtacatacatttaCCAAATCCAGCTACCATCACTAAGTGTCTGCTAAGTGCCAGGCTTTGACTGAGTGGTTTTACACAATTGCAGCGGTCAAAAGAAGGTTATCTGTAAGTAAGTATTGTTaatattgtctccattttacatatgagcaaACTTAAGAGTCAGACCCAGGGTTTGGCTTCAATCTGTTGCACTAGTCTTGTACCTCTATTCCCTCATGGGTGAATAGGACCAAGCACCTGACAGGGAATCCAAATTCAACTACCTCTCAtttcccttttctctcccacTTTCCAGATGAGCAGGATCTCCTCTTGGTCCATCGTCCCGACACGCCTGAGAACCCCCGGGTCCTGCGAGTGGTCCTCCTGGGAGCCCCGAATGCAGGGAAGTCGACACTCTCCAACAAGCTGCTGGGCCGAAAAGTATGCTGCACCCTTGACCTCCTGCCCTTTTTACCTCTcactttttgctttgccttcatGGATGATCCTAGAACAGTCTGGGGCCTCACTTGGGACTGCTTTGTTTTGGCAGGTGTTCCCTGTCTCCAAGAAGGTACACACCACTCGCTGCCAAGCTCTGGGAGTCATCACAGAGAAGGAGGCCCAGGTGGTGGGTACCTGCAAAGGATGTCCTGGAAACCGTCTAAAGGACGAAGCTAAGAGAGCCTCCCTTACCATGAACCCTGAAGAAAATGATGCTTAGACTCAGTTGTCTGAGGAAACGGGGTCACCTCCTCTTTAGCTTTGGTGTAGTTTCGTCTCTGCCTTTCCCTGCCGGCATCTAGTCAGAAAGGTCTCATTCCCTTTCTGCTGCTCACTAATCCTTCATATCTTCACAGTCATCATCTTCCTCCGGGATCCCACCTAGAATTAAAACaaagttggggggtggggggacacataTAAAGTCAGCAATACCTTAGCCAGGAAGGGAGGGCCCTCTCACTCCCCCGTCATAATTTTTCCTCCTGGGATCTGGACatctctttcctgattttagattCTACTTGATACACCTGGCCTCATCAGCCCCATTAAACAGAAGAAGTAAGAGCTGTGGAAACAAGTGGTGGTAGGGGTTGGAAAGCCCCGGTGACATCCCATCCCTGTCAGGAATGCCTTTGCCAGGATACCCTTCTTGACTGATGTGTGTCtgtccctcaggcaccatttggAGCCCTCTTTGCTGGAAGATCCGTGGAAGAGCATGAAATCTGCTGATCTGGGTTAGGCTCAGGATGGGAATCTGCAGCCCCAGCCCCTCACTCCTGGGCatttggg containing:
- the ERAL1 gene encoding GTPase Era, mitochondrial isoform X2; translated protein: MAAPGWCGAGLVRAVLGVWRLGPKAPRDWVSWLPSFLGYQRRCVSCATGSAFSGPRLSSASRHCGPGSALDHFLGLAQPDNSLISCVPGVSIHRDEQDLLLVHRPDTPENPRVLRVVLLGAPNAGKSTLSNKLLGRKVFPVSKKVHTTRCQALGVITEKEAQVILLDTPGLISPIKQKKHHLEPSLLEDPWKSMKSADLVVVLVDVSDKWTRNQLSPQVLRCLTQFSQVPSILVMNKVDCLKQKSVLLNLTAALTEGVVNGKKFKMKQALRSHPSPHCPSPEAQGPDMQPVGGPQRIGWPHFQEIFMLSALSQEDVKMLKKTEMWEEGPSGQLVILQKLLVPKESHMGILIGQKGQLIAQMAQEAGRDLMDIFLCDVQLRLSVKVLK